The region GTACAGTTTGGAGATCTGTCTCCGTTCGTGTCCACGTCCTCTCCATGTTTCACATTGAGGGGGTTCTGGGTTTTCCTCAGGGTTACTCAGATAATTCAATAAGccatgtaaatatttttaaagtatcGTGTGTCATCGTAAAGGGAAAATATtactttctttgtgttttgatttagaCTAATACTACAAACATCCTTGTTGAACCTCATCACCACGTGAATGCGGCAAggtaactgtttttttgtttttgttttttgtttattaaatcaaaaattCATCACAGAAAATGTTATCACATCCTTTATCCTGAGTTTTACGACTTTAAATATCTGCAACCTTTCAATTTACAGGAGAAAGCGGACCAGCCAGAACCTTAATGAGCCCACTCTGTGCAAAGCCGCACCAATTTGTGcaggtatacacacatatattctCTGTTGTTCCCAGTCAATATTTGGGATTAGCTATAACAGTTAACTTATTGTCAgctgagtatttttatatcactgACCTGAAGCTATAGATTTTTAGATCTTCACATTATGTTACGGCTTTTGTGTAcagtttacattattttcataaacTATTGTATTTGTCCTCATTCTCAAATAgaacaaatgtaatttataacattgatttatttttttgtggtctTTTTCTTCACAGAGCCTCAGCCCTCTGAAAAGAATGGACAACCTGAATGTGACAAGCAGGTTATCTTGCCATCTACAGTGGGTGTACGGCGTCGGCACGCAGATAGAAGAAGCAAAAGGAGATCCGAGCGTGTGCGGGAACAGAGGTCGTTGAGTGAGGGGGACTGCATCGCAGGCTTAGGGGCTTTAATAGCAAGTCCTATAAGCAGTGACGATAGAAATCAAGATCGGCCACAGCAAAGAGCAGAACAAGAAATAGCAGATCCTATGGACACTGAGGAGTTTCAGCACTCTACTCCTGAACCTGTcccacctaaaaaaaacaaccagcagcAGCCCAATAGGAAACAAGCCCAGCAGCAGCCCCGCACCAAACCAGAACTGGCTGCACGGAAACCTGAGAGAGGCCGCAGACCAGAGCGAGCCCAATTAAAGAAACCATGGGAAAATCCCAAACCCAGAGCCCGCTCCAAGAGTCGGGACCGTTCAGCCACACGTTCCAAAACAGCACCTCCACCACAGGGCAATAAGCTCAACACCTCACTGGGTTTTAATGACACGTTTGACTTTAACTGTGAAGAGACAGTTCATGTCACACCCTTCAGGGCAAAGGCAGAGGACAATCAGCTGGCCGCGCCCATCAGCGAAGAGGCTCCACAAAGAGGACAGCCCCAAACTGAAGCATCGCCTGTCACTTCCCAACAGAATGAGTCCAGCTCGTCATCACCAACTTCTGAGTCAGAAGACAGCCTTTATGTCCCTCAGAAAACCAGGAGGAGACAGACTTCACCGGACAAGACCAAGGTGATCACCACTCGTAGAGGCCGGCCCTCTAAAGTcgtcagacagaaagaaagcatCCCTCCAAAACAGGAGATCTCAGGTGAGAATTTAGGCTTGTCGTTTAAACTccaatttccttttcattttaaagcatCTTAAGAGAAGTTTAAGTGattacagtaaaacaattttttttcattgttttgtgttatGTAGTCTTTAGAGATGAGGAGTCAAGTCCTAAGGCTGCAGAGCCTGAAAAGGAAGAAGCCCATCTCCATCACTCCCCTGACTCTAGTTTCTCTAACAGCCCTGACCCTGCGAGGATGGGACAGGAAAACCACCAAGGTGACTAAATGTTCTGAAACATGTTGACTTTGTTATTATGTTATAATAATGTTATAGTGTTCACGTTCTTATGCCACAGGCAGAATGAAAAAACATGGTGATATCTGCATCATGTCTGAGTATTTAGGCAGTAGTAATAAGTAGTAATAAGCAGcttcataatttattttttattgattccCTAACGATTAATGATCAGTTTTCTGTGTGGTGAAAAAAGTAGAcctacacaggttttcagcaTGAACACAACTGTTTTATTCTCTCTGGGTCTGAACACTATGTAGAAACAGTAGGAAAAGTCATGCATGTGACTCAGTTGTGCAAAAGCTCCACTAATTAACCACccttttcatttagattttctcagtgagagaaaaaatCTGCTAAGCCTGCCTGCATGGcgctaatgttattataacatagGATATTTATCCTCTGTAATCCTCGGGAAGCTGTTGCACTCGAGCGTGGAGCGTCAAATACACGGCATTCCCGTCATTTAAGTCCATGTTGCGTAGAAAGACGATTTGgcatattgctggtgtttccacccGTACTTGAAATGACCATTTCACAGAAAGAACAACTTGCACTGCCTTCATGTTTCTTCATGAAACGAAGCCACGCTTTGGATGTTTCTTCCTCTGCTACGACCTTGTTGAAAGTTTCCAGCAGCGTAGACACATGAGtttgatgtcattgttttgcaatGTGTGACTCAGAAAAACACGCTGGCATTCATTAAAGGAATTGAAAAGCTCGAAGGCACACAATTCTGATGGTTCAGACAATTTGGAACTAGCTCTAAACTGGAATCGGTTCTTGATTCCCATCACTAAACAGGCAAcacatttcccttttctttcccattGTCCATAGTGCTCCTTGAAGGCTGGGTGAATGTGCTTGTTTTGATAGGATGTTAATTTTAAGCACACTGGGTATTTGCTGGATTTCTCAAAGCTATTTCATGACAATACTCACTACTAACCGGTGttccaaaaacataaaagagtTGATAAAATGAATTGCTTGCCTTCAGGCCTTTTGCAGTGTGATGTTAATAGAAACTTTATTGACATCCATCTGTTGGCCAGACGAATGAGACAAGGaagtttttttccatctgtcatATTCCTATGTGAATTTGGGTTTGCATCAACTAACTGCTACTTCTGAAATTAAATCTATGGGCACATAatgaaaattgtaattttttcctAGTTAAACGCATTTCCTGcgtaatgttttcatttcactcagGCATCTCTTCACACAGTTCATCTTCAGTGTGTCCCAAAAAGCTGGCCTGGTGTTATCATCCTGTCTCATGATGAGGTTACTGTGTGATGTTTTATGTGACCTAATAACAAAGATGTCTGAATGGCTTGTTTTTGCTACTGGTAATTTTGTGAATTAAAGATggttatgtgtgtttgtatgtcctGATTTCTCAGAGCCTCACAGGGAGGTTATTGAGGATTGTTTGCTCCCTGTCAGCCCTCTGGTTGAAGCTGAGATGATGAGGATAGACAACGTCCTGTCCAATTTTGGAGATTCGTCCTGCGACGCTCCATCTCTTTTACCCCACCAAACGCCCCAGAGGATCAAGACGTGCAAGAAACGTAAGTTTAGAAATCTCACACTATGACTGCTAAGGGACAAGAGCTTCGTCACAACATAAGTGAGCACTTGGGAGGCTTGGCCAGATGATGTTTTCATTGTATTATCACTTCTCTATGCATTGGCTTCAATGCATTCTGTTTTAGCTGTTCACTGGTGTATGGACATGAATACACACAActcctgtttccttttctctttcttgtggATCACATCTTCCCCCACGTTTCTACAGGCGGGCTTGGTGTAAGGACAGCAGGGCGGGGCTTGAGTCTGTGTGATGTGACCAATCTGTCCCCTGCAGCCTATCGCAAGTTCTCCTCTGATGCCCGATGCTCCACTCCTGTTCCTGCTCGCAAGCGCCGCTGCACCATGGTGGTGGACTACAAGGAGCCCTCACTAAACGCGTGAGTTCACACGTTAATGCTGCTCTTACTGTAAATGGTTCAGTTGTCTGCTGCATGAATGCTCAACAGTTATACTCTAATCATGACAGGAAACTTCGGCGTGGAGACAAGTTCACAGACTTGCAGTTCCTCCGTTCTCCTATTTTCAAGCAGAAGTCGGACAGGAGGTCTGTGCAGAAATCAAGGAAATCCATGAGTGGCCAGCAACCATTTGAGAAATACAATGAGTCGTTTGTTGGATGTCGCTGAAACTAGCTACCTTGTTGTGAGTGTTGACTGGCATTGTCAGTTTTAAAGTGCTTTTAATAGAGTTTTGACAAGTgaccattttgttttcactcttaaggttgtatttcttttatatGATGTGATTTGTGTGATATGTAATGCGACTGTGATCAGTTTGTTTCATGcttattttgcatgtttatggtttttcttctctcctccatttcCCATCTTCATCTCTAGGTAAACGTAGTAATTGctattttctgaagaaaatattttacaatttttttttgtcgtcaTCTTACCTCTGTTTCTATTATGAGATCCTGAATATATTAATATTCCAATTTATATCTTTCTTTAATTGCATCTTCTACTGTATGATGTGACAATaaactttctttcttcatttgctCTATTGCATTATACAAGTTTATATTGATGGCTGTGCTGGAATGACAATGAATATGATGAGCTTTATTGGAGAGGGGTTTGTTTATCCTGACAGGCTTACATCTGAACACATCAAAGTTTAGATGGAACTTGATTTGTGTCATGTCATTCTTGAATTGTTAAttaaaatcttttgaaaatgaatcttGGCCAGTTTCCCTTATTGGACCTGACTGGCATATAGAAAGCTGTGTCCTGTCATCTTTGCAATTGTAACTAGAGGTGTAGGCTAGGAAACTTTGATGTCCTTGAATTGAAACACTACAGACACTAAATTAGCCTCACTTCTGTTTTATTCAGTCTATAAAATAGGCTAATACTATGTCATTAAAACCAATTGTACAAAGAGCatgaaatcatttttccagacatattacaaaatgtattttttcctaaAGTTTGAAAAGTACAAACACCCTTttacaaaacagcaaaactacATAGTATTGCACAATCTTGTCATTTATCTCCAAAGTATAAAGTTATCAATCTCCATCTGCAggacaaaaataagaaataaattaacCTTGTCTTAAGCATAATTCTTTTAAATTACAGCACATAAATAAGATTAAACTCTAGATAATTAAATTAGTAATTAGTCAACAGCTGTAATTTATACGTCAAACAAATTCTGAAGAAAAGATGCTCTTATTATGCTTACTAAtacttggaaaaataaaagtgcatTTCGATAGTCAAACTGCCCTAGGTGgcttatacaaaaaaaaaaaaaaaaatttttttttagttctgaaacagaaaatatatgttatatacacatttaaaatatacagtgggTATAAgtgctttaaaataattaaaatctgtACAAATTTAAAGTATGTATTCCTCTTTTGGCAGGATGAACTCATCACAGACAAACTTTGACCTCATTAATGGCGAGCATGCTCACAGGAACAAGATTATATAGACAGGAAAATCTGATCTCTCAGTCACGGTCCTCAAAGGTAACACTTGTTTAATGACTTAATACACAGTATATGTCATTACTGCTCGTGACATCTCTACCTGAGTCaactgagaggaggaggcaggcaTTCAAGAAGGCAGGCGATGAAAGTATAAAGGGACAggagagaagagatggagagagacaaagtaaGGTGTGTGGTGACTCTCCAGTCAGCTGTCATTCTGTGTTCCCCTTCAATGtctaacaaaaaaataataacacgAGCTTTCCACCCTGTTTAATATGTGTGACTATTACACCTTCCACTGTCCTTTCTTTCCATGGGAACCTGGGATACTTGATGAACTATGAAGACACAATGcttattttgtttcatatcaGCAACAGTATCACAGGTCGTCCCTTCTGGCCTATCTTTCAGTGTAAATATCAGTCTAAGCTACTGATTCAGAATCTGGGCCTGCATGCATCAAACCCTAAAAGAGTGCTGATCTGAGACCCGTGTGCACCTTTTACATTAAGATATGTTTCTGAAACCTAACCGCTCCAGAATCAGTAGTCCTACTCTCGGATTGCCCATGCACATAGCTGTCATTTGCATTACTTATTCCCTAACCTTGACCACTTATAGTCTGAGGACCGACTCATCTTTTTCTAAGGTAAGGAGAACCATCTTCTTCTCATCTACTTCTCAATCAGGCCTGCTTCTTTGATCTTGGTGTAGAAGAATTTCTCCAGTAAGTTGGCACACTTGTAGTACTCGCTCTCTGGAGGGTTGTATTCACGACAGTTGGTGAAGATACGCTGCATGTCGGCCATGAACAACTTGCGTGTTGTGTAGTACCTGCTCTTCAGACGCTCACTCATTGTCTTGAGGTctgtgaggagagaaaaaagtgaattttttgaatgtgaaatgtgatttctatgactaaatttttttttttacaattatgaTGCACTCAGTGGTTCAATATTGTAAGTACACTACTAAAAACAGAGCTCTCCTCTTTATCCACAGAAGACACACTTAGTACTGGTTTTGATACCACTTGAACAGAATTTAACAGTGAAAACCACTGAAATATTCTAAATGTGATGTTTTGGGAGCTACGTTTTTATTCCAAATGATCCACACTGGTTCtgttaaattgaaaaacaataCAAGTGCAAGTACCTTTTGATTAGACTGATAAATATAGAGCATGGGTGTCATGGACTGCAGTACTTTCATCTGCAGTGTCTCACTCCTTACCTCCTTACTTTTCAGTGCCATTCtctcttttattattctttaCTAAGCCTGATTTTTGGCAAATGTGTTCCACTTTACCTTTTACTGCACCCTGTTGAACGACTGTGGTCATGTGAATACATACCCATGGGGAAGCGAATCACTTGGTAGTACCCAGGTGCCTCAGTTTTCTTCACAGGCTCCATGAAAGGCCAGGCGTTTTGGTGACTCTATGACATGAAGACAAGTCTCGTTAGAAAAaggtgtgtatatgtgataAAGGTACtctgaatgtatgtgtgtgtgtgtgtgtgtgtgtgtgtgtgtgtgtgtgtgtgtgtgtgtgtgtgtgtgtgtgtctgtccctcACCTTCACATGTTGGAGGATGGTCTTGAGAGTGCTGTACAGTTGATCAGGGTCCCTCAGTTCTTTCCtggagtaaaataaataaaaatgctaacaCATACCATCACAGTTGTAATAATGACAAACAGTGGTGGAACAGTAAAGATAACCGGATTGGAAATAGTTGAAGTGCTGTTTGCTAGTTTGACATGTCCAGGTGCATGATGTGTTATATCCAGGACATTAATATGAGCTATTTTCCCACTGTTGTCATGCTTGGGTCTTAACTTAATGAAGTGCAGACAATGTAAGACTCTTCTCCTCCTATCATTGCTGTTTGCAACACTGCAGACCTAAGAGATCTAATTATGTTTCTGTCATCTGGTCTCCAGGCCTCAATTTAGAAATCCTGCTTCTTGCCAACATGGGGAAAACATTAGCCAAGTCATTTGGTGGGCCAATGCAAAGGCAGTCTGCTAAGTTCAAATCTTTTACAGTCGGGTCACACTTACCCTTTGCCTACAGGTTTCCAGCCAGTTTCACCTGTTAATATAATGAAACCAAGATTAGTCCCATATATATTACTAAAACTGTGGAAAATTGTTAAGTATACATTTGAGAAACTATAGGATAGAGACATACTGCATACTTTAAAGTCCATAGTATAAGTAACGTACGTATGCCAGGAATGCTTTCTATGGGAATTTGCCGAACTCCTTCCTTAAAACAGGAAAGTCCTGGATAGACTTTTCTGATCTGAGCCTGCTTCCTCTCTATCAGCTTCTTAATTatctgagagagacagatgacaATTGATTAAAAGATTGTGAgtgcagggacagagagagaaggaaggattttaaacttttaggttttaatttaaaattcaaacacccacacacctcCTTCTGCTTCTTGATGATAACAGAGAACTCTGTGTAGGGGATGCTGGGGTTGAGTTCACAGCCCATGAGTGTGGCTCCCTCATAGTCCTTGATGTAGCCTACATACTTGGCCTTGGGAACTTTGATGTCCTTCGAGAAACCctgagagaggggaggagataCGTATCTGTTTTCTGGGAGAGGAATATACAGCAACCACTGCAAATAATTAGCCCTCTTAAAAAGCAGACCcaccctttttttaaatctatttttattatgaGATTTTCAGGACAACGTAAAAATCAAAAGACTTACAAAAAAGTAAGTCAAAAGACCAGTGCAAATACTGCCAAATGGTagcaattaaaaatgttttgaagaaatttgtaaaatgtgtgtCAGTAACGTAAAACACAGGAGATGGCAGCATTATCAAAAATAGCACAGTTCAATATAATTCCTTAAAACAAGTTGATTTAAATTGGAAGCAAGTGAAATCATCATTACGTAAAtggtagatttttttctgcttgttttatcaaacttcttttgtttttggaggTCATGAAAAGGATTTTATGTCTACAGGGTGAAGAAGTTCAGGAGGGACAGGGGACAAAAGCATTGCATCTTGTGACCAAAGCAGCTATAATGTAACAAAGCGTGTACCATGCACATTAAAGGACATGTTACCTGTTTCTTGAAGTAGCCAATGGCGTACTCATCAGCATAAGTGAGGAAGTTGAGGATTTCATGCTTAATGTGATATTCCTTCAGGTGGTTCATCAAATGGGTCCCATAACCCTGTAGCCACAAAGCCATACAAGGCAAAGGTCAAAACTGACCGATTAGACATAATGAACTTTTCATGGTACACCAAGATGAGAAGCAGGGAGCGCTCTCACCTTGACCTGTTCGTTGGAGGTGACGGCACAGAAGACGATTTCTGTAAAGCCCTGCGACGGAAACATCCGGAAGCAGATCCCTCCGATCACACGACCGTCCTTGATCAGTGACAGAGTCTTGTGCTTCCTGTCAAAGAAAAGATGAATGTTACTCACCTCCACCATGTCTCTGAATCTGATAAGTGATGATGGAGTACGGTTCTACCCACGGATCAAAGACCAGCCGTGTGATGTACTCCTTGGGCATACGGGGGAGCTGGTGGGAGAACACATTCTGGAGGCCGACGAGCCACATCAAGATCCTCTTATTGGGCTTCTGGTTTAGGGAGTTACCGATGACGTGGAATTCAATCACCCCCCTGCGCTCCTCTAGACGGGCAGCTTCATCACGTGCGGAATGGGCTGACAGCAGACTGGTCTGAACAGGAAGGAAGGTACGAAGTCACGATTATCACCCTTGCTCTCATCATCAGtatcctcattaaaaaaaaatcgttttATAGGGTGTTGATATACattattttcactgtctgtGTGCACAGATTACTAATTCTAATGTAGTCACATATCTACAGATCAgatcaaatgcagttttctggGAAAGATCTAGAAGACAGTCTGAGTGTAGATTTCATTAAATGTAATTCAAAAATTACtcttaattagattttttttttttttttgccagatggAAAACACTATTTTCTCTATAATCTCaatttgtggggaaaaaaaaaatcacaaactaaTAAAACTCATActgattaaatttttaaaacaagcacaAAGCCTTGAATTCAGCGTGACATTTATTACGAAACTCTACCTGTAAGTCAGAGGGACATAGTTTATattgtttctttgattttttctGCCTTTACCTCAGGAATGGCGGTAGGGTCGGTGATGGTAGCCATGACTTCATTGATGAGGTCCATGGGGATGTCACCCACCACCCTGGGTCTCTTGTTTTCCTCATGGGGAAGGGGGTCTGAGGCTTTACGCTTCTCTCCAGCTATGACAGTGCATGGACAGAGAGGAAGGtactcatcatcatcacataTCTTCTCACCAGTGGAGTATTGTAGCTAAATCCAAACAAGAAGTTAACCAGCATTTAAGATCAGCTTACAGTGGATTCATCTCCAGTTGTTGCCTATGCATGATGGAAAGAACTGACCTACTTTCAGTATGTTAGCAGCAGTTCTGGGGTGCATTTCAGTTCTGTTTCTTGATACAGCTTTAGGGCCAAAATTCAGTTACGTTTCTCGGGAAATGTGTTAGTTGCACTTTTCGGTGATTCCAAGTCAAAGAAAATTTCTTTGAGGCAAAGGAATCTTGTTTTAAAGCAGTCATGTGCCAGTGCTACCACAGCTCATAAACAGGGTTTAAACGTGTGTAAAACACAAGGCTAACTTTACTCTGGTGCTCACTGTTTACTGTCAGATGTGAGATGTTACATAATAATGTGGCATCACTGCAATCAGGTTTGACTGTAACACCTGGGTTTGGCTCCAATACAGATGCTGTTTTCCTGGCTGGACTGACACTGCCACCGGAGGATGGGTCCACTGACACAGGACTGGTGCTGTAGTACAACGGCCTGGCCACAGGGGGCGCACTGATAACTGCAAAGCAACAGAGAGCTCAATAACAGTATTAGAACATGTTCTTGTTCAATCATATTCTTAAGTGACATTTATTACATTGTCTAAAGAGGGTTCAAAAACCAGGAGTCGGCTTGAATGGTGTGTCTGTAcgggtgtgtgtttctgctagGCCTGTGAGGTTGTGTCTTACCTGTGTGAATAGGAATCTGCCCTCCTGACGCTCCTGCCAAGTAGTCTTGGCTCCAGATCGGAGAGCTGTGGCTatacacctcctcctccagcataGACAAGAACctgagacaaagaaaacacaacaagcGACAACTCTACTATGTTAAAAAAGGTTGTCAAGTATGCATATGTAACTACTGTGTGGTTTGATACTGATAATGCGCAGTGTATGAGTGAGTGATTGAACTGTATAGTTATGCTGAATATATATTAAGGTTTGTGGTATGTTTCTCTGTGCACAGTCTCAGAgtttctgtatgtttgtttttcttacttggGAAAGTGTGTGAGAATGAGTGTGCGCTTCTCAGGTGGCAGCTTGTCCTTTTCCTGTCTGGCCTGCTCCAGCAGTTGTTTCCTCATCACAGTGAATACTGAGCGCAACAGCGTCCGGCCGAAGATCTGAGTGGTCTCGTACC is a window of Xiphias gladius isolate SHS-SW01 ecotype Sanya breed wild chromosome 24, ASM1685928v1, whole genome shotgun sequence DNA encoding:
- the sgo1 gene encoding shugoshin 1 isoform X1: MVKERAQKKSFQQSLEDIKERMKERRNKRLASASAPSRGRSRMINKSSGANSTHTILKGVQLNNKALAVALQAEKDKVRQANAVILQLKREQQALFLHLLLLKRKLKEQEALAASASETNTTNILVEPHHHVNAARRKRTSQNLNEPTLCKAAPICAEPQPSEKNGQPECDKQVILPSTVGVRRRHADRRSKRRSERVREQRSLSEGDCIAGLGALIASPISSDDRNQDRPQQRAEQEIADPMDTEEFQHSTPEPVPPKKNNQQQPNRKQAQQQPRTKPELAARKPERGRRPERAQLKKPWENPKPRARSKSRDRSATRSKTAPPPQGNKLNTSLGFNDTFDFNCEETVHVTPFRAKAEDNQLAAPISEEAPQRGQPQTEASPVTSQQNESSSSSPTSESEDSLYVPQKTRRRQTSPDKTKVITTRRGRPSKVVRQKESIPPKQEISVFRDEESSPKAAEPEKEEAHLHHSPDSSFSNSPDPARMGQENHQEPHREVIEDCLLPVSPLVEAEMMRIDNVLSNFGDSSCDAPSLLPHQTPQRIKTCKKRGLGVRTAGRGLSLCDVTNLSPAAYRKFSSDARCSTPVPARKRRCTMVVDYKEPSLNAKLRRGDKFTDLQFLRSPIFKQKSDRRSVQKSRKSMSGQQPFEKYNESFVGCR
- the kat2b gene encoding histone acetyltransferase KAT2B isoform X2, translating into MADSAGIQQGSPAIGAAGLVPAAPGAGGTEGSGAAGGSARIAVKKAQLRSSPRPKKLEKLGVYSSCKAEGACKCNGWKSQNPPPTPPRTDQQSNTVNLQEPCRSCSHTLGDHVTHLENVSEDEMNRLLGIVLDVEYLYTCVHKEEDADTKQVYFSLFKLLRKSILQMGKPMLEAQESPPFEKPSIEQGVNNFVQYKFSHLPSKERQTIMELAKMFLNQINYWQLETPSQRRQRVPNDDAAGYKANYTRWLCYCNVPQFCDSLPRYETTQIFGRTLLRSVFTVMRKQLLEQARQEKDKLPPEKRTLILTHFPKFLSMLEEEVYSHSSPIWSQDYLAGASGGQIPIHTAGEKRKASDPLPHEENKRPRVVGDIPMDLINEVMATITDPTAIPETSLLSAHSARDEAARLEERRGVIEFHVIGNSLNQKPNKRILMWLVGLQNVFSHQLPRMPKEYITRLVFDPKHKTLSLIKDGRVIGGICFRMFPSQGFTEIVFCAVTSNEQVKGYGTHLMNHLKEYHIKHEILNFLTYADEYAIGYFKKQGFSKDIKVPKAKYVGYIKDYEGATLMGCELNPSIPYTEFSVIIKKQKEIIKKLIERKQAQIRKVYPGLSCFKEGVRQIPIESIPGIRETGWKPVGKGKELRDPDQLYSTLKTILQHVKSHQNAWPFMEPVKKTEAPGYYQVIRFPMDLKTMSERLKSRYYTTRKLFMADMQRIFTNCREYNPPESEYYKCANLLEKFFYTKIKEAGLIEK
- the sgo1 gene encoding shugoshin 1 isoform X2; amino-acid sequence: MVKERAQKKSFQQSLEDIKERMKERRNKRLASASAPSRGRSRMINKSSGANSTHTILKGVQLNNKALAVALQAEKDKVRQANAVILQLKREQQALFLHLLLLKRKLKEQEALAASASETNTTNILVEPHHHVNAARRKRTSQNLNEPTLCKAAPICAEPQPSEKNGQPECDKQVILPSTVGVRRRHADRRSKRRSERVREQRSLSEGDCIAGLGALIASPISSDDRNQDRPQQRAEQEIADPMDTEEFQHSTPEPVPPKKNNQQQPNRKQAQQQPRTKPELAARKPERGRRPERAQLKKPWENPKPRARSKSRDRSATRSKTAPPPQGNKLNTSLGFNDTFDFNCEETVHVTPFRAKAEDNQLAAPISEEAPQRGQPQTEASPVTSQQNESSSSSPTSESEDSLYVPQKTRRRQTSPDKTKVITTRRGRPSKVVRQKESIPPKQEISVFRDEESSPKAAEPEKEEAHLHHSPDSSFSNSPDPARMGQENHQEPHREVIEDCLLPVSPLVEAEMMRIDNVLSNFGDSSCDAPSLLPHQTPQRIKTCKKPYRKFSSDARCSTPVPARKRRCTMVVDYKEPSLNAKLRRGDKFTDLQFLRSPIFKQKSDRRSVQKSRKSMSGQQPFEKYNESFVGCR
- the kat2b gene encoding histone acetyltransferase KAT2B isoform X1, with product MADSAGIQQGSPAIGAAGLVPAAPGAGGTEGSGAAGGSARIAVKKAQLRSSPRPKKLEKLGVYSSCKAEGACKCNGWKSQNPPPTPPRTDQQSNTVNLQEPCRSCSHTLGDHVTHLENVSEDEMNRLLGIVLDVEYLYTCVHKEEDADTKQVYFSLFKLLRKSILQMGKPMLEAQESPPFEKPSIEQGVNNFVQYKFSHLPSKERQTIMELAKMFLNQINYWQLETPSQRRQRVPNDDAAGYKANYTRWLCYCNVPQFCDSLPRYETTQIFGRTLLRSVFTVMRKQLLEQARQEKDKLPPEKRTLILTHFPKFLSMLEEEVYSHSSPIWSQDYLAGASGGQIPIHTVISAPPVARPLYYSTSPVSVDPSSGGSVSPARKTASVLEPNPAGEKRKASDPLPHEENKRPRVVGDIPMDLINEVMATITDPTAIPETSLLSAHSARDEAARLEERRGVIEFHVIGNSLNQKPNKRILMWLVGLQNVFSHQLPRMPKEYITRLVFDPKHKTLSLIKDGRVIGGICFRMFPSQGFTEIVFCAVTSNEQVKGYGTHLMNHLKEYHIKHEILNFLTYADEYAIGYFKKQGFSKDIKVPKAKYVGYIKDYEGATLMGCELNPSIPYTEFSVIIKKQKEIIKKLIERKQAQIRKVYPGLSCFKEGVRQIPIESIPGIRETGWKPVGKGKELRDPDQLYSTLKTILQHVKSHQNAWPFMEPVKKTEAPGYYQVIRFPMDLKTMSERLKSRYYTTRKLFMADMQRIFTNCREYNPPESEYYKCANLLEKFFYTKIKEAGLIEK